Part of the Stackebrandtia endophytica genome is shown below.
GACACCGCGGCGGCGATGGCGACGGTTGATCCGCTGTTGGCCGGCAAGGTGGTGGCGGAGGCGGGTGCCATCGCCGAGAAGCTCGGCTTCGCCGCCGACGGGTACCGGTTGATGTTCAACACCGGTGCCAACGGTGGCCAAGAGGTGTTGCACGCCCACCTTCACATCCTGGGTGGACGGCCGTTGGGGCCGATGTTGGCGACCTGAGGCTGGTACGTCGAGGCGATGACGTTCCACCACCGGGTGAATACGATTGACGTGCCCGCAGAGACCGGCTGCGCCGCGCCTATTCCGTCACGACGGAGAACACGGCCGATCTCTGACACGACAGCACGTTGAGTCCTCGGAGTCGAGCACCCATGTCATACCCCAACCCGCCACAGGACGAGCCGGACGTCCATATCGACCTCGATCAGCCGGAGCCCGAGACCGATGATCGTGAACGTCGCCTCAACTCCCGGATCACCGGCCTGTTGATCGTCGCGGTGGTGTTGGCCGTCGGCCTGGTCACCTCGACGGTCCTGTACGCCCAGCAGGTTGATGAGAACAACGAACTCCGGAAGCAGCTCGCCGGGGCCGCCGAGCCGTCCGCGGGCGCTGAATCACCGGAGTCGTCCACGGACGCTGAATCACCGGCAACCGACCCGACGGTTGTCATCGAGGCTACGCCGACCACCATCCCGGACAACGACGACGAAGTCGTGGTCACGGCGGTCCCGTTCAGCTGTGAGGCGCTGGGCTGGTATCCGTTGGACGATGACGCACGTTTGGACGAGGCTGTCGAGATCAGCCTGGGCGACTCGGTCGTCCACTGCCTCAAGGAGCCTTAGTCTCGCGGTCGTTGGATCGCCGAGAGGCGATTGAGGACGGTCGGCCGCCTGCTCGATGGCCTGCGCCCTCGACGACTCAACTCCACATCGGAGTCATAGTGTCGAGCGCACCTCTCTTCCCGTCCGGAACCAAAGTCCGGCACCATGCCGGGAGGGTCCATGTTGAGTACCCTTGCGCGGTCGTGATGAGACAGTCCATATAGATCTGGATCGGCCGCCGGCGTGGTGTTGGCGGTCAATCTGGTGGCCCTCGGCGTGTTCCGCGCCCGCACGGCCGACGAGCTTCGCCGACAACTGGTCGAGGTCGAAGCCGAGGCGATGTCCACTACTCGGGCAAGCCGGAGTGATCGAGGTCACTGCCCGGCCGGAGCAGTCGCGGACTCCATGTGTCCGCGACTGCCCATAGCTTGGCGCTTCCAT
Proteins encoded:
- a CDS encoding histidine triad nucleotide-binding protein; this translates as MTDCLFCRIVAGEIPATVVSDSDDVMAFRDINPKAPEHILVIPKAHFDTAAAMATVDPLLAGKVVAEAGAIAEKLGFAADGYRLMFNTGANGGQEVLHAHLHILGGRPLGPMLAT